The stretch of DNA CCATGCCCTGGCGAATTTTGGTTTTCATAATTTCGGAGACTTTGATGAGTGTTTTGTCTCCGACTTGATGTCCCAATGTGTCGTTTATCTGTTTGAATCCGTCAAGATCGAAAAAAACGAGCCCCATACGGCGTCCTGTACGGCGTGCCCGGTAAATTTCTCGATCCAAGATGGTTTGAAAATGGTGATAGTTGAACAGTCCGGTCAAGCCGTCGGTAATGGCTTGGCGTTTGAGCTTGTCTTCAAGTCGTCGAACCGTGGTGATGTCGCGTCCCACCACAAGAAATTCACCAGCGGCTCCCGTGGGAGACGGAAGCGGCGTAATAATGAGTTCAAGTTTGAGCGTTCGGTCTTTTGTAATCGGTAACTCGACTTCTACCGGAGCGGAAGAAAGCGTCAGATAATCCGGATTCCATCCCTGTGGCATGGAGGCTGCTGCTGACGTCAGTTTGAACAGATTCTTGCCGATAACCAGCGGGGCAAATCTGGGAGACGCAAACGTGATGGTGCCGGTAGAATCAATTGTAAAAACGATATCGCGCATATTGGCGATGAGTCGTTCAAGAAACTCGCGCTGTCTGATATTACGCATTTCGAAATACGTGATATCCGTCACATCTTCGAGTTGAAGAATAACTTCACCGTGACCGGGCGTTCCGCGTTTCCGAGCGAACAGGTAATAACATGTGCCCTCGGATTCTGGGGTTGAGCGTTTGCAAAAGATTTTTTTTATCGACAGATGCGTGTTGTCTCGAAGAAATGTATTCCAGGCAAAATCGACGGAGAATCCTTTCAGATTGGAAATCAGCGGCCAGATATCACGTCCTGTAACATCTTCTTTAATATCAAGCAGTGAACGAAGGCGTTCGTTGGTCTCCATGATGCGGCCTTCGCTATTGAGCAATGCAATGCCGACGGGAAGGCTGTCGAGAGCAGAAGCTTTTTGTTCGAGCACAGCCTGTCGCATCATGTATTGTTCATAGGCTTGATTAACGAACATGAGATAGAGAGTCAGTTCGTCACGGGCTTCTTGAGAAACATTGGGATCGATCAGGCGGAATTCTCCCACCTGTTCGCCCGACGCCATAATGATATGTCCCGTCTCTGTTGATCGCCAGAAACGATGCACTTCTACCGCGGTGACGTCTTTGGACTGTACTCCCCTTTCGGCTTGAGCTTGAAAGAAGGTCCATTGTCTGGAACGTGGTATTTTTAGGCTCAAATCAAATGATTCGATGTTGAAACGCCATTTGAGATGTTTGGCCAACATAGAGGCGATTGAAGTCAGTCCCCCACCCGCATTCGCCAATTGCATGCTCAAAATATAGAACTCTTCCATCCGTCGGAGTGAATGGTTGTAGTACCGCTCTTCGGGAACAGATTCGGCGATATCGAGTGTCGCCAGATACGCTTTGTATATCTCGGTACACTCGTTTCGTAAGGAATTGAGCTCTTCTTTCTCAAGTCCAAGCATGTTTTTGAAGGTGGTATTGAATTCGACCACGGCAACAGGATTGGCATTGCCGCCGACTTCGAGTTCCGCCCAACGTGTTGCGAGAATGACAGCTTGCGTAAATGGGGTGTAGTTCAAGATACCACTGAAATCATGGTGATTCTGCACGGCTCCCGGTTCAGGTAAAGGGATTTCCCAGCCAGCAAGAAGTTCAGCGGAATGTCTCGCATGTTCGGCAAGAGTTTGTTTACATGCAAAACGTTGCGCCTCGTTTCCGTCTACGCAGACAAGTCTCGCTAACTCATCGATGTCTTTGAGTAACGTGGTGATGTAAACAGCATGTTCCTGGTCTGGACACAGTTGGTGAGCAAGACGCTGCGCTGCCGTTGCCGACCACACCATACGCCGCCAGAGTTGGAAGTAGCTCTCGGTGTCAGTGTTTTCCGAGACTGTCGAGTTTGTTTTTAAAGCTGAAAACAGCGCAATTTTGATGACCTGGTCGATACCCATGGTCATCACAGCGCGTTTGATATCAACAACCTTGCTCCGCGATCCAAAAAAAGCAGAATTGGCCAGGCTCAGAATTGTCGATGTTAGAACCGGGTCAAGTCCCAAAATGTCGGCCATTTCGTCGACATCGGGAGCAGGGCTGACCGCCATGGTCATGAGCCGCATAACAACCGGGGCAAACGGCGGAGGCAGGCTCGTTCTTGGAGAAGCGGTTTGTGACGCCATGTCAGGCTCGCTTGAGGTCGAAGGTTATTTCTCCCGATCAAGCATCGTTTGCATGGCCAGGCGCATAAGTTCACGTTCGGGAACATCAGGCAGGCGAGAGAGCGCACTCACTGCTTTATCGAGATAGGTTTTGGCGATACGACGTGTCGTGTCCGCAAAGCCACCTTCCACCACGGCCGAAACGAGGGTAGCGATAGTCTCGTTATCCAATGCATCGGTTTCGAAGTCTTGTGTCACTTGCAGGCGTTGTTTTTCGGGGAGACTTTCGAGGTAGGAAATAAACGGGAGTGTCAATTTACCTTCTTTCAGGTCGCCGCCACTGGGTTTACCGGAAATTTCTTCATTTGATGTATAGTCTAACGCGTCGTCGACCAATTGAAAGGTAATGCCAAGGTTGAGGCCAAATTCAGCCAACGCTTCTTCCATGTCGGCTGGTGCGTCTGCAATGAGGGCTCCACTCTGACACGCCGCCTGAATGAGATACGCTGTTTTACCGGTGATGATGTCGAGATAATCATCGTGCGATAAATCCGTTTTGCGAATATGAGCGATTTCTTTAATTTCCCCTGTCGCGGTGCGCAACAATGCTTCGGATAAACATGCTGTCAGACGTGGCTTCCCATAGTCTGCGACAAGTCGATTTGCCAATGCGAGTAAGGCATCGCCAACCAGTATGGAAGGCGTGAGTCCGAAAACTTCGTGAGCTGTTTTTTTTCCGCGTCGTAAACTGGCGCCATCCAGAATGTCATCGTGCAACAACGTGGCCGAGTGCAAGAGTTCAATAGAGCAGGCCAATGGATAGATATCATCATTGTGATATCCAGCAACGCCAGCCGATAAAATGGTGAGCAGGGGACGAAGTCGCTTGCCGCCAGCCATGAGGACATGGTGCGCTACCGGAGCGATGGTGGGGTCGAGTCCGGAGGCAAGGTTTTCGAGAAACTGATTGATGGAAGGAAGTTCTTTTTGAACAAAGTTCGCCAGATTGTTCATTGTGCTGTCGTACCCGCTTTTTGAGACCCAAGGCAAGGAGGGACGAAAGGTGGGAGCGATTCGTCCGTCAACTGTCGCAGTATGGAGAGCGCTTTCTTTCCGGCCGATCCCATCAAGAGGGACAGGTCGTTGACGTAAGCGCCAAGATGAGCGGCAATGGTTTCGCGGTCTGTTTCCTGGGCAAAGGCCTGAATGAGCGGGAAAACCGCATTCGGATTCTGACGCGATGCCGTCAGACTTTCGGCAATGGTGCGTCCGATGCGCGCGCACAGCCGGTCTCCCAAGCTGCGGGAAGCAACAATGACGCCAAGAGGAAACGGAGTGTCGCCGGCTGTTTCCGTCCAGTAATGACCAAGGTCAAGGACAAGTTGGAGATTGTGCCGGGCAAAAACAAGTGCGGTTTCATGAATCAAAAGACCAGCATCCACCTGTCCTGAAAGCACCGCGTCTACGATCTTGTCGTATCGTACGAAAATAAATTCCGGGAACTGGTTGTTCTTGGCTAAAGCAGCTTTCAGGACCGCAACAGCTGTTGTGTTCAACCCCGGAACGGCAATGGTGGACGGGATGTCCGGGCCTTGTGGAGCGCGGACGAGTTTGGGACCATTGCCAAACCCGAACGCTCCCCCTGAAGGAAGAATGGTCGCATTATCGCCAAGACGAAGCGCGGTTGCCGCCGAGACTTTGATGACGTCAAACTCTCCGGAGAGAGCCTGAGAATTGAGTTCTTCGACATCGGCGAAAACAAATTCCGCTCGGGGAGCCTGCTTTCCGACGAGCCCAAGAATCCACGGACCAAAAATAAATGTGTCGTTGGGACAAGGAGATATGGCAACGCGCAAAAGTGTCATGAGACTATTTCCCAAAAAAGGCGTTGAAAAGGGTTTGGCCGACACGCGATAAACCCGCCAGCGCATCTTTAATACGCCAGTCGGATTTTTTTCGGGAACCGACGCGATTGGAGATGGTGCGGACTTCAAAAAAAGTGGTTTTCTGCACACAGCAGGCTAATGCTACCGCAAACCCCTCCATATTTTCCACAAGCGGATGATGCATGGTTTCAATCTGTTGAGCGCGTTCCGGATCGGCACTGACACCGGCAACGGTGACACTGGAACCTCGATGCCATGATTGTGGCAATGAAAATTCCAGTTGTGCAGCGTTTTGCTCAGGCTGCAATGCTATAGTTTGACCAATATGAACGGATGTATCGTCGTACTGATTGAAGCTGAAATGCTCCGTTGTAACCCCGGCTGATGTTGCCAAGCCGAATTCAGGATATATTTCCTCGGATACACAGACGACGTCACCCAATGCGGCTTCATCCAAATCAAAACTTCCGGCAATGCCAATATTGAACACCACATCGACATCAGGATGCAGTGCCAGGAATTTTCCGGTTTCCATTCCGGCATTGACCGGACCGATACCTGTCACAACAAGATACAAACGGCCCGATTCCATATCCAGCGTTTGGCTCCCTCGATCGGGAATCGTCACATTGCGATCCATTGCCGCAATGACGCTGTCCATTTCTTTGGCGGTAGCAGTGACAAAAGCTATATTCATGGGCCGTATTTTTTTAAAACAAGTAATCGTTTGCCATCGGGCAAGTCGGTTTCGTCAATGATCATTGTATCGCGTACACGAGCAATCCGTTCGATTTTCTCGCGTTGATTCGCTGTTATGACAACTTCGAGAGTGTCATTTCGCGTCATGGACAGGAGGCGGGAACTCGCCTCCAGAAAACCCTTTCAGCAATCCTCGGCGCATGAAATACGCGTTCGGTCTCTGTCGGCGTTCATGACGTTCCTTCATGTCGAAAAATTTCAACGTGACTATAATCGCCAATACCACATTCTGGACCCGATAAAACGCTCATGATCAAACATCCCGCGTATATCGAAAAGAGGAAAACGATCACCCGATTTAAACATGGAGTCGATGCGTGCAGGTGACATTGCGGCATACGATGCATGCGGAACAGCAAAAATAACGGCGTCGAAGTCGGTCAATTCCGATTCCGGTGCAAGGGAAATGCCGTATTCCTCTTGTGCTTCCGTTGGGTCCGCCAAGGGGTCATGTACAATCGTTTCCAC from Desulfovibrio inopinatus DSM 10711 encodes:
- a CDS encoding polyprenyl synthetase family protein, with the translated sequence MNNLANFVQKELPSINQFLENLASGLDPTIAPVAHHVLMAGGKRLRPLLTILSAGVAGYHNDDIYPLACSIELLHSATLLHDDILDGASLRRGKKTAHEVFGLTPSILVGDALLALANRLVADYGKPRLTACLSEALLRTATGEIKEIAHIRKTDLSHDDYLDIITGKTAYLIQAACQSGALIADAPADMEEALAEFGLNLGITFQLVDDALDYTSNEEISGKPSGGDLKEGKLTLPFISYLESLPEKQRLQVTQDFETDALDNETIATLVSAVVEGGFADTTRRIAKTYLDKAVSALSRLPDVPERELMRLAMQTMLDREK
- the mqnB gene encoding futalosine hydrolase; its protein translation is MNIAFVTATAKEMDSVIAAMDRNVTIPDRGSQTLDMESGRLYLVVTGIGPVNAGMETGKFLALHPDVDVVFNIGIAGSFDLDEAALGDVVCVSEEIYPEFGLATSAGVTTEHFSFNQYDDTSVHIGQTIALQPEQNAAQLEFSLPQSWHRGSSVTVAGVSADPERAQQIETMHHPLVENMEGFAVALACCVQKTTFFEVRTISNRVGSRKKSDWRIKDALAGLSRVGQTLFNAFFGK
- a CDS encoding sensor domain-containing diguanylate cyclase: MASQTASPRTSLPPPFAPVVMRLMTMAVSPAPDVDEMADILGLDPVLTSTILSLANSAFFGSRSKVVDIKRAVMTMGIDQVIKIALFSALKTNSTVSENTDTESYFQLWRRMVWSATAAQRLAHQLCPDQEHAVYITTLLKDIDELARLVCVDGNEAQRFACKQTLAEHARHSAELLAGWEIPLPEPGAVQNHHDFSGILNYTPFTQAVILATRWAELEVGGNANPVAVVEFNTTFKNMLGLEKEELNSLRNECTEIYKAYLATLDIAESVPEERYYNHSLRRMEEFYILSMQLANAGGGLTSIASMLAKHLKWRFNIESFDLSLKIPRSRQWTFFQAQAERGVQSKDVTAVEVHRFWRSTETGHIIMASGEQVGEFRLIDPNVSQEARDELTLYLMFVNQAYEQYMMRQAVLEQKASALDSLPVGIALLNSEGRIMETNERLRSLLDIKEDVTGRDIWPLISNLKGFSVDFAWNTFLRDNTHLSIKKIFCKRSTPESEGTCYYLFARKRGTPGHGEVILQLEDVTDITYFEMRNIRQREFLERLIANMRDIVFTIDSTGTITFASPRFAPLVIGKNLFKLTSAAASMPQGWNPDYLTLSSAPVEVELPITKDRTLKLELIITPLPSPTGAAGEFLVVGRDITTVRRLEDKLKRQAITDGLTGLFNYHHFQTILDREIYRARRTGRRMGLVFFDLDGFKQINDTLGHQVGDKTLIKVSEIMKTKIRQGMDFPCRYGGDEFAIIATEIEPEQLQAMALRLQTAIKEHFGGKLTTSTGLASLLPGELGKDLFNRVDKASYEAKSRGGGLIVWAKNTE
- a CDS encoding 1,4-dihydroxy-6-naphthoate synthase gives rise to the protein MTLLRVAISPCPNDTFIFGPWILGLVGKQAPRAEFVFADVEELNSQALSGEFDVIKVSAATALRLGDNATILPSGGAFGFGNGPKLVRAPQGPDIPSTIAVPGLNTTAVAVLKAALAKNNQFPEFIFVRYDKIVDAVLSGQVDAGLLIHETALVFARHNLQLVLDLGHYWTETAGDTPFPLGVIVASRSLGDRLCARIGRTIAESLTASRQNPNAVFPLIQAFAQETDRETIAAHLGAYVNDLSLLMGSAGKKALSILRQLTDESLPPFVPPCLGSQKAGTTAQ